CGTGCCACCGCCCGTGGCCGGGGTCATGTCCCACGTGTAGCTCACCGCGATGCCGATGTTGCCGGCCGCGTCCACCGCGCGGACCTGGAGCGTGTGCGTCCCGGGCAGCAGGCCCTCCAGCGTGATGTTCGCCAGGCAGTCCTGGAACGCCAGCCCGTCCACGCTGCACTGGAACGTGGCCAGCACCTCGTTCGCGGCGAAGCCGAACGAGGCCACCGCCCCGGCCAGCACCGGCGGGGGCGACGTCACCAGCGTCACCACCGGCGCCACCGTGTCCACCGTCCACGCATGCACGGCCGGCGTCACGTCCGGCAGCCCGTTGGGCGCGATGGCCTGCACCGTGAACACGTGCGGCCCATCCGACAGGCCCTGATACAGCGCGGGGCTGGTGCACGCCGCCGCCACCAGCGAGTCCATACGGCACCGGAACGACGCGCCCGCGTTCTCCGACGTGAAGCCGAACGTCGCGCTGGCGCTGTCGCTGAACAGCGGCGGGCCCGACACGATGCGCGTGTCCGCCCCCGTGCTGTCCACTGTGAAGCCCACCGTCACCCCCGCGCTGGCGTTGCCCGAGTCATCCGTGGCCACCGCCGTCAGGACGTGCACTCCGTCCACCAGCGTGCCCGGCACCGCCACCGTCCAGTGGCCCGTGGCATCCACCACCGCCGTGCCCACCGCGCCGCTGTCGAGCGTCACGTGCACCACCGACCCGACCTCTCCCGTGCCGCTCACCTCCGAAGGCGTCACCGCCACCGTCGCGCCCGCCGTCAGCGACGTCACCTGTGGCAGCGCCGGCGCCACCGTGTCCACCGTCCAGGTGAACGTCGTGGCTTGCGCCTCCTCGTTGCCCGCGGCGTCCTTCGCGCGGACCGCCAGCGTGTGCGTCCCGTCCCCCAGCGAGGCCGTGACGTACGGGGACGCGCACGGCAGCGCCGGGCCGGCGTCCAGCGCGCAGGTGAACGTGGACAGCGGCTCGGAGGACTTGAAGCCGAACGCCGCCACCGGGGCGTTGCTGTTCAACGACGGCGTGGACGTGAAGGTCGTCTTCGGCGCCGTGAGGTCCACCGTCCACGAATACGAGGCCGGCGTGGTGTCCGTCAGCAGCCCGAGCAGGTCCTTGGAGCGCACCTGGAACTGGTGCGGGCCCTCGCTCAGGCCCGTGAGGTCACGCGGCGTGTCGCACGCCAGGAACGTGTCGCTGTCCAGCGCGCACTGGTAGCTCACCAGCAGCGCCGACGACGCGAACACGAAGCGCGCCTTCTGCTGCGCCGTGGAGGCCGCCGGGCCGCTGAGGATGACCGTCTCCGGCCCCAGCGCCAGGACGCTGAACTGCACGCTCGCCGGGGTGCTCGTCTGGCCTCCCGCGTTCGTGCTGACCGCCGCCAGCGTGTGCACCCCGTTGGACAGCAGCTCCAGCAGCGAAGGCGTGTAGCCCCAGCGGCCGTTCACGTCCGCCTTCACCGTCGCGGTGACCTTCCCATCCAGGCTGAGCGTCACCTGCGCGCCGGCCTCCGCGGTGCCGCTGTAGAACGGCAGCGCGGTGGACAGCACCACGCCCAGGGTGGGGGTCAGGATGACGGGCGGCGCGGGGGGCGCGTCGGGGAGCGCCGCGGACAGGTGGCGCGGGGACAGGGCGGCGGAGACAGGCGAGGCCTCGGCGGTCGCGCGGGCATTCAGGCAAAGCGCGGCCAGGGCCCCCACGAGGAGGCGGTAGGAATGGGTGGTCATGGAAGGTTCCGGTAGGGCGGGGGATGCGGGAAGGAAGAGGGGAAGGACAGCGGATCAGTCGCGCGAGGCCTGGCCAGCCGCGGGGGCCGGCGCGATGTGGAACTCCACGCGCCGGTTGAGCTCACGGCCGGACGCGGTGCCGTTGGACGCCACGGGAGCGTCGGGGCCGCGGCCGGCGGCCATCAGCCGGTCCGCCGCGACGCCGCGCGACTCCAACTGCTGGACGACCGAGGACGCGCGCTGCTGCGACAGCGTCCGGTTGGTCTCCGGACGGCCGCGCGAATCGGTGTGGCCTTCCACCAGGATGTGCGTCAGCTCCGGGTGGTTGTTGAGGACCGTCGCCACCTGCTCCAGCAGGGGGAACGAGCGCGGCAGCACGCGCGCCTTGCCGGAGGCGAAGTAGACCTTCTCGCGGATCTCCAGCCGGTCCTGGGTGATGATCACCAGTTGCTTCTGCTTCGCCGGGCAGCCCTGGTTCGTCGCGGGACCGGCCACCAGCGGGCAGTTGTCCACCGCGTCCGCCACCGCGTCGCCGTCGTTGTCCACCTCCGGGCAGCCGTCGTCGTCCAGGAAGCCGTCCCGGTCCTCGGGGTCCACCGGGCAGTGGTCCTTCGCGTTGGCGACGCCGTCGCCGTCGTCATCCAGCAGGGGGCACTGCTCCAGCGAATGGCTCTGGTTCGGGGCGCACACGTCCACCACCGCCACCGGGGCCTCCACCGGCGCCGGCTCCGGGGCCACAACGGCCACCGCGGGCGCGGGAGCGGGGACAGGGGCCTCGGCGACGCGGGGCCGCATCACCGGCCGGTTCGCCTGGAGCGCGGCCATCGACACGCCCGCCATCACGCGGAAGGCGGGCGTGCCCGGCGCGGTCCCCAGGCCGGGGCCTCCCAGCGCGAACACCTCCAGCCGCGACCCCAGCGCATACCGGCCACCCGCCAGCAGCTCCATGGGCATGGGGCTGTCCGTCAGCGGCACCGACGAGCGCAGGCCCAGTTCACCGCGCAGCCGCTGGCCCGTGGTGGCCACGGTGGCCGCCCAGGGCAGCTCCGGGCCGACCTCGTGCGACCCCACCGCCGTGTGGTTGCGGAGCCGGACGCCCGCTTCCAGGCCCACCACCACCGGACCCACCGTACGGCCCGCGGACACGCGCGGTGTCACGTCCCAGCCGCCGCTGCCCTGGAGCGAGTCCTGACGGCCCACGGGCAGGCCCACCGCCAGCTCCGCCGCCAGCGACACCGGCGCGGACGCTTCATCCAGCAGCCCCAGCCGGCCCTGCAGCACCGGCGTCCCCAGGCCCCAGGACGAAGGCGACGTCATGCCCTGGTCGGCGAAGCCGCCCGTGCCCTGGTGGGCCATCAGGGGGAGGATGGCGCCCACCTCCACCCGCTTGCTCACCGTATAGGTGCCCGCCAGCTGCACCTGCGTGCGCGACCCGACGAGCGAGCCCATCCGCTCGCCATCGCGGAAGAGCGTGAGTGGCGAGCGCTCGTAGTGCGCCGCCAGGGACAAGCGCAGCTCCCCCGGCTCACGCAGCCCGCCGGCCGACGTGCCGAGCGCGGCCCGCGACGTCGGGTTGAGGCTCAGCCGCTCCAGGTCGAACGCGGGGACGGGGGATGAAGCGGCGCTGGCCAGCGTGGGCAGCAGCGCGAGGGTGGACAAAAGACGCAGAGGGGTGGGCAGGGGCATGGGATTCCAGGACGCCAGTGGCTCCAGACGTGGCGGGTCGCGACAGGGCTATGGAGGGGAGACGGGAGGGGATGAAGGGTGTGAAGAAAGGGATTGGAGTCCGCAGGGGCGGAATTCGCGGCAGGTTGCGGACGGCGGGCAAAGCAAGCGCAATGCCGAAGCCGCCGTGGTTCGCCCATTCCCCGCA
Above is a window of Corallococcus caeni DNA encoding:
- a CDS encoding Ig-like domain-containing protein, which gives rise to MTTHSYRLLVGALAALCLNARATAEASPVSAALSPRHLSAALPDAPPAPPVILTPTLGVVLSTALPFYSGTAEAGAQVTLSLDGKVTATVKADVNGRWGYTPSLLELLSNGVHTLAAVSTNAGGQTSTPASVQFSVLALGPETVILSGPAASTAQQKARFVFASSALLVSYQCALDSDTFLACDTPRDLTGLSEGPHQFQVRSKDLLGLLTDTTPASYSWTVDLTAPKTTFTSTPSLNSNAPVAAFGFKSSEPLSTFTCALDAGPALPCASPYVTASLGDGTHTLAVRAKDAAGNEEAQATTFTWTVDTVAPALPQVTSLTAGATVAVTPSEVSGTGEVGSVVHVTLDSGAVGTAVVDATGHWTVAVPGTLVDGVHVLTAVATDDSGNASAGVTVGFTVDSTGADTRIVSGPPLFSDSASATFGFTSENAGASFRCRMDSLVAAACTSPALYQGLSDGPHVFTVQAIAPNGLPDVTPAVHAWTVDTVAPVVTLVTSPPPVLAGAVASFGFAANEVLATFQCSVDGLAFQDCLANITLEGLLPGTHTLQVRAVDAAGNIGIAVSYTWDMTPATGGGTGGGTGSDGGTSDPGTGADGGTGTGTGTDAGTGTGTGTGTGTDAGTGTGTGTGTDAGTGTGTGTGTGTGTSTDGGTGTGTGTGTGTNTDGGTGGITDPGTGTGNGGTTDPGTGGVQTPDDTGVIGGTPDEELLGGGLGCGATTSAPAMWVGALLAGLMARARRRKS
- a CDS encoding OmpA family protein, giving the protein MPLPTPLRLLSTLALLPTLASAASSPVPAFDLERLSLNPTSRAALGTSAGGLREPGELRLSLAAHYERSPLTLFRDGERMGSLVGSRTQVQLAGTYTVSKRVEVGAILPLMAHQGTGGFADQGMTSPSSWGLGTPVLQGRLGLLDEASAPVSLAAELAVGLPVGRQDSLQGSGGWDVTPRVSAGRTVGPVVVGLEAGVRLRNHTAVGSHEVGPELPWAATVATTGQRLRGELGLRSSVPLTDSPMPMELLAGGRYALGSRLEVFALGGPGLGTAPGTPAFRVMAGVSMAALQANRPVMRPRVAEAPVPAPAPAVAVVAPEPAPVEAPVAVVDVCAPNQSHSLEQCPLLDDDGDGVANAKDHCPVDPEDRDGFLDDDGCPEVDNDGDAVADAVDNCPLVAGPATNQGCPAKQKQLVIITQDRLEIREKVYFASGKARVLPRSFPLLEQVATVLNNHPELTHILVEGHTDSRGRPETNRTLSQQRASSVVQQLESRGVAADRLMAAGRGPDAPVASNGTASGRELNRRVEFHIAPAPAAGQASRD